A section of the Malus sylvestris chromosome 17, drMalSylv7.2, whole genome shotgun sequence genome encodes:
- the LOC126611660 gene encoding probable endo-1,3(4)-beta-glucanase ARB_01444 gives MNEYAKTNMKINMLSSLALVVCALCFSALIPLATPAPFLFPEAQSTILPDPSTFFAPNLLSSPLPTNSFFQNFVLNNGDQPEYIHPYTIRSANSSLSLAYPSFSYNSTAVSTTPFEADLTIFASNSNKNGHHVVSDFNDLSVTLDFPSSNLRFYLVRGTPFLTCFVYRPTSVSLSTNHKIVSASSASGSNTKFIVKLDNYQTWLVYTSSPTELIDSDSSTLSLKKISGIIRVAVVPDPDPKSEKVLDHFSSCYPISGAAVLENSNTLSYKFEKKGGDLLVLAHPLHLKLLSNATVLQNFKYKSIDGDLVGIVGDLWLLAPKPIPVTWNSVGGVKKDAISEIKSAIRRDVDALSSTESSTKSSYYYGKLVARAARLALIAEEVACSDVIPAIRTYLSDKIEPWLDGAFSGNGFLYDKTWGGIITKSSRTDPTADFGFGIYNDHHFHLGYFIYGISVLAKIDPIWGEKYKPQAYSLVEDFLNKGKQSNPNYARLRCFDLYKMHSWAGGLTEFPDGRNQESTSEAVNAYYAAALMGKVYKDAQLEATGSLLAALEIQAAQMWWHVREGGKNQIYKKGFAKKNRVVGILWAIKRDSKLWFATAKAKEARLGIQMLPILPVTEVLFSDEGFASELVNWALPAFRRKGVTDRWKGFGYALQGMYDKERALEKIRSLKDFDDGNSLSNLLWWIHSRSTSVG, from the coding sequence ATGAATGAATATGCAAAAACAAACATGAAAATCAACATGCTTTCTTCTCTTGCTCTCGTCGTCTGCGCACTCTGTTTTTCGGCGTTGATTCCGCTGGCTACCCCCGCCCCATTTCTCTTCCCGGAAGCTCAGTCCACCATCCTCCCCGACCCTTCCACCTTCTTCGCCCCGAACCTCCTCTCATCCCCGCTCCCCACCAACTCCTTCTTCCAAAACTTTGTCCTCAATAATGGCGACCAACCTGAATACATCCACCCCTACACCATCAGATCAGCCAACTCTTCCCTATCTCTCGCTTACCCGTCTTTCTCCTACAACTCTACTGCCGTATCCACAACCCCGTTCGAAGCTGACCTCACCATCTTCGCGTCCAATTCAAACAAGAACGGCCACCATGTAGTCTCCGACTTCAACGATTTGAGTGTGACATTGGACTTTCCCTCCTCCAACCTCCGCTTCTACCTGGTTCGGGGAACCCCCTTTCTCACCTGCTTTGTTTATCGCCCCACGTCGGTTTCTTTATCGACCAATCATAAGATTGTCTCGGCATCCTCAGCGAGTGGCTCAAACACCAAGTTCATCGTCAAGCTCGACAATTATCAGACATGGCTAGTATACACATCCTCCCCAACTGAATTAATTGACAGCGACTCATCCACgttatctttaaaaaaaatttctggGATTATTCGTGTTGCTGTAGTGCCGGATCCTGATCCTAAATCTGAGAAAGTTCTCGACCACTTCAGTTCTTGTTACCCGATTTCTGGTGCAGCTGTGCTCGAAAACTCAAATACTTTGTCGtacaaatttgaaaagaaaggtGGAGATTTGCTTGTGCTAGCTCATCCTCTCCATCTCAAGCTTCTGTCCAATGCTACTGTTTTGCAAAATTTTAAGTACAAAAGCATCGACGGTGATTTGGTTGGCATTGTTGGTGATTTGTGGCTGTTAGCACCGAAGCCTATTCCAGTCACTTGGAATTCCGTTGGAGGTGTAAAAAAGGAtgcgatttctgagatcaaatCTGCTATTCGTCGAGATGTTGACGCCCTTAGTTCAACAGAATCAAGTACCAAATCTTCATACTATTACGGGAAATTAGTTGCTAGAGCGGCGAGGCTGGCTCTGATTGCCGAGGAGGTAGCTTGTTCTGATGTGATCCCTGCGATTAGGACATACTTGAGCGATAAAATTGAGCCGTGGTTGGACGGTGCTTTTAGCGGCAACGGATTTTTGTATGACAAAACATGGGGTGGAATTATTACCAAATCCTCCAGAACTGATCCAACTGCTGATTTCGGGTTTGGTATTTATAACGATCACCATTTTCATCTGGGGTACTTTATATATGGGATTTCCGTGTTAGCAAAGATTGATCCTATATGGGGAGAGAAGTACAAGCCTCAAGCATACTCGCTCGTGGAGGATTTTCTGAACAAGGGCAAGCAATCGAATCCAAATTACGCTCGTCTGAGATGCTTTGATCTTTATAAAATGCACTCGTGGGCGGGAGGGTTGACAGAATTCCCAGACGGGAGGAATCAAGAGAGCACGAGTGAGGCAGTTAATGCCTACTATGCAGCTGCTCTAATGGGGAAAGTTTATAAAGATGCGCAACTTGAGGCCACCGGTTCGCTGCTTGCTGCATTAGAAATTCAGGCAGCTCAAATGTGGTGGCATGTGAGAGAGGGAGGAaagaatcaaatttacaagaaagGTTTCGCGAAGAAAAATCGGGTTGTGGGAATTTTATGGGCCATCAAGAGAGACAGCAAGCTTTGGTTTGCGACTGCAAAGGCAAAAGAAGCCAGACTTGGAATCCAAATGCTGCCTATTTTGCCAGTTACTGAGGTACTGTTCTCTGATGAGGGGTTTGCTAGTGAGCTAGTGAACTGGGCATTACCGGCGTTCAGGAGGAAGGGAGTCACGGACAGATGGAAAGGATTTGGGTATGCATTACAAGGGATGTACGACAAAGAACGCGCTTTGGAGAAGATTAGAAGCTTGAAAGATTTCGACGATGGAAACTCCCTTAGTAATCTGTTATGGTGGATTCACAGTAGATCAACTTCTGTGGGTTAA